The genome window CGTACTCCAGATATTATCGAATATATCAAACATTCCCAAGCGTTTAAGGCAAGCATCGACAGATCTGTGAGGACTTGCAGTAAGTATGTTCAGACTGCATCCCTGCGCTTTCATTTTGCGCAGATATTCTTCAACTCCCTGCTTGAAACCGATAACATCACGGTAATCCGGAAAGACAATCTTTGCCATGATTTCGAGTATCTCTTCGACACTCATGGTAACGCCCAGCTCTTTTCTGAAGTATTCAGCCGTTCCTACATTTCCTAGCGGAGTGATTATATTAATTACATTGTCGGGATACTCTACCCCGTTCATACGCAGTATGTCAAGCATGCGCTCAGCCCAATGCGGCATCGAATCCACGAGAGTTCCGTCAAAATCAAAAATATATACCGAATGTTCCATAAAAATCACCCTCCAATTACAATTTACTCATGTCCATGCATTATACCGATATGAAATATTTTCGGTTCATATCGACAATGCCTCAAGCTTTTTCACAAAATAGGCTGCAAATTCACGATATATTTCAGGGCGCAAATGCA of Oscillospiraceae bacterium contains these proteins:
- a CDS encoding HAD family phosphatase, which encodes MEHSVYIFDFDGTLVDSMPHWAERMLDILRMNGVEYPDNVINIITPLGNVGTAEYFRKELGVTMSVEEILEIMAKIVFPDYRDVIGFKQGVEEYLRKMKAQGCSLNILTASPHRSVDACLKRLGMFDIFDNIWSTDDFGMPKSNPDIYRLAIKRIGCNIDDTVFFDDNYVALATASQAGMYTVGVYDSFSERSIEQIRKISNIYINTFDEIGRV